In Roseimicrobium gellanilyticum, the sequence TCGGAGTCAATTTGGCATCTTTGTCAGGGTCCACCAGCATGTCAGAAATGTCTCCATCGAGAAACAATGCGTCCTGACATCCAAGGTGCAGGAAGAACTGGCAGAGTTGATGAAACGTGACGCGTCCCTTGATGCGATCGTCGCGGTCACTCATGACGAAAATGACCTGACCGGTGGATGCATGCACACCCACCGCATTGCGCAGGCGCTTGTTTGGTGAGTTCACGTTGAAGGCTGGGTGCAACACACCCTTGCGCATCAGCATGGGACCGCTTTGCGTGGCAAGGCGCGGCTTCAATCCGCTGCGACTGTATTCCGCCGCTTCCAGGACGCCTGCACCCTTCACATCATCCACATAAAAAACGCCGTTGGGTTTGAGGAAAAAATTACCCTCTCCGGGGTTGAGATTGAGCGGCACGAGTTCCTTCCCCGCGCAGACAGTCAGGCCACAGGGTTTTGGACCGTTTTCATAAATGCCGCCGTTGGTGGCAAAGGCGATGCGTTTGCCCTCCTCGGCAAGTTCTTTGCGCAGCCCCTCGAAATCCCGCAATGGTTTTCCGTCTTTTCCGAGCCATCGGAGTTCCAAGCTGCCGAGCTGAGCCCTCTCGATACGATGCACATGATAGAGGGCTCCCTGAAACTCAAGCTTCTCAGAGGCTTTTAATGTGGCCGCGGCAGTAGAGACAAAGCCGAGAAGGGTGAGGAGCCAGCGTGGAAGCATAGTGAATAGGAGAAGCAAAAGTCGATCGAACTCTCAAGTTCGAAACGCCACGTGAAGAGAGAAAAATGCGTCGCATGTCGCGATCCCGACAACTCACGTCGCTGGAATCTCAATCACACCTCCACGCCGTTCCTGCTCTTCCTTGGGGCGAGCATCTTCTTTCTCGACATCTTTCTGTTCTTCCATCTCCACTGGTTCCTTCGTCGCAGCTACAACATCAATCACGGCCTCCGAAGCCACCGGCTCCACCTTGTGACGTGTGAGCATTTCATTCAGCCGCGCCAGCACCGCCTCCACGAGTTCGCGCTGCCCGCGATGAAAACGAAACACGCCGCGCATGGCAGAACCTTCAATCACGAGATTCTCACTGAGGAACCGGGATTCGACACGCACTGAGGCATCCGTGAGTGGCAGTGGGAAAAGGCGATCCCTCAGCCCCTTCGTCGCGGCGAACCAGGCTGCATCGGGGTTCGAGCTGAGCACCAGCACGCCATCGAGATTGGTCATGAGTCCTTTCACCCCTTTGCAGCGCGCCGTCAGGCAGCGCACGGCGACCTGGACCTTGCCTTCCTCGACGCTGCCATGAATGCGCAGCAGATCCCGCAGGGGATTGTTCATCACCTGCCTGAGTTCCACCGCATCTTCACCGGTGAGGGCTCTCGCCGGCAGCTTCACTTTCTGCCACATGAGCCACATCGTGGTCTTGGAGGAGCGCCACAGCCTTGGCAGCAGCAGCCACAACGCGACCAGAATCACCGTGAATACCGCAAGCGCCACCGCAGGATGCATCAGCGTGAGAGCTACACCGCCGGCGACACCCGCATCTTCAGCCACACTGAGGGTGATATTGCTCACCGGTTCGGGAGAATGGTTCACCGCCAGCCGTGTGCCAGCCTTCGCGGTGTGGGTGGTAAGCGCTGCACCTCCGGCCACCAGGGCAGCTGCCACCTGCACATACACCGGCATGTCCCCCACGGCCTGCAGGCTCAGCAGCACCCCACCCACCGGCCGGATGAAGGTGTGTACACTGTCCCACATCGAGTCGACCCATGGAATCTTATCTGCCAGGAACTCCATGGCAAAAAGCAGGCCGGCAACGATGAGCACCACAGGATGGCCCAGGACTTCCAGCGCCTGATGCTGCTGCGCGAGGTGCAGCCAGTCAAAGCGCACCGCCAGGCCCGTGAGGAATACTGTGAGGTACAAGTTCACCCCGGCCAGCGTCGCCAGCCCGAGCGCCACGCCAAGTTGGTCAAGAATGTGCATGGGAGAGGAAATGAAATGCCAAGCATTCTGACGGCTGGCGGGCCGCCACGTTCAGAACGATTTCACGCCCAGGCAGCGACTCGTGTGCCTAGCGGAATAATCCATTAAACACCCTCTTGAAAAAGCCCGGCTTGCTGTCCCCCTGACGGCGCTCGACGACTACGCGCCCGCCGTGGGCGTCGCAGTAGCCGGGAGGAACCATCTCGGCGGGCAGATCATCGGCATAGGCGTGTCCGGCAGCAGCACAGCCATCTGTGGCGAGCAGTCCGGTGAGACGGCAGAGGTTCACTCTCGCCAGCACAGGCTCGGCCTTCTGCACCTCCTGCTTGTAGCCACTGGCCACGGCAACGTTCATGCTGTCCGCCCAGATGGGCAGCGCGAGTTTTCCGCCGTAGCCACCAG encodes:
- a CDS encoding phosphodiester glycosidase family protein — encoded protein: MLPRWLLTLLGFVSTAAATLKASEKLEFQGALYHVHRIERAQLGSLELRWLGKDGKPLRDFEGLRKELAEEGKRIAFATNGGIYENGPKPCGLTVCAGKELVPLNLNPGEGNFFLKPNGVFYVDDVKGAGVLEAAEYSRSGLKPRLATQSGPMLMRKGVLHPAFNVNSPNKRLRNAVGVHASTGQVIFVMSDRDDRIKGRVTFHQLCQFFLHLGCQDALFLDGDISDMLVDPDKDAKLTPNTFAAMFVVPR
- a CDS encoding DUF4126 domain-containing protein, coding for MHILDQLGVALGLATLAGVNLYLTVFLTGLAVRFDWLHLAQQHQALEVLGHPVVLIVAGLLFAMEFLADKIPWVDSMWDSVHTFIRPVGGVLLSLQAVGDMPVYVQVAAALVAGGAALTTHTAKAGTRLAVNHSPEPVSNITLSVAEDAGVAGGVALTLMHPAVALAVFTVILVALWLLLPRLWRSSKTTMWLMWQKVKLPARALTGEDAVELRQVMNNPLRDLLRIHGSVEEGKVQVAVRCLTARCKGVKGLMTNLDGVLVLSSNPDAAWFAATKGLRDRLFPLPLTDASVRVESRFLSENLVIEGSAMRGVFRFHRGQRELVEAVLARLNEMLTRHKVEPVASEAVIDVVAATKEPVEMEEQKDVEKEDARPKEEQERRGGVIEIPAT